Proteins from a genomic interval of Streptomyces sp. Tu6071:
- a CDS encoding ABC transporter substrate-binding protein: MKSSAYHRTTLKALVAVSLTASLALATGCAKSEDDDSGSKDKNATATESKDAGQVVETPAAGGKGCTLDAYGAKKIDLSSATVGFSQSEKEANPFRIAETASLKDEAKKRGVKLLAVNAQSQFSKQISDVQDLIAKGADLLVIAPLNSDGWEPVLRAASAKKIPIVTIDRKINADPCKDYVSFIGSDFVEQGKRAADKMIEATGGKGEVAILLGAAGNNVTTERTKGFKDRIAEKAPDLKVVFEQTGDFAREKGQSVTEQLIQSKPGIKGIYAENDEMGLGAVNALKSAGKKPGAVKIVTVDGTRNAVKQIVDGWISGVIESNPRFGPLAFQTLDTFTKGEEVQQDIVIKDSAYDKTNAEADLGKAF; encoded by the coding sequence ATGAAGTCGTCCGCGTACCACCGCACCACCCTCAAGGCCCTCGTGGCCGTCTCCCTGACCGCGAGTCTCGCCCTCGCCACCGGCTGTGCCAAGTCGGAGGACGACGACAGCGGGTCGAAGGACAAGAACGCGACCGCGACGGAGAGCAAGGACGCGGGGCAGGTCGTCGAGACCCCGGCGGCCGGCGGCAAGGGCTGCACGCTCGACGCCTACGGGGCGAAGAAGATCGACCTCTCCTCGGCGACGGTGGGCTTCTCGCAGTCCGAGAAGGAGGCCAACCCCTTCCGCATCGCGGAGACGGCCTCGCTCAAGGACGAGGCGAAGAAGCGCGGGGTCAAGCTCCTGGCCGTCAACGCGCAGTCGCAGTTCTCGAAGCAGATCAGCGATGTGCAGGACCTCATCGCGAAGGGCGCGGACCTGCTCGTCATCGCCCCGCTCAACTCCGACGGCTGGGAGCCGGTGCTCCGGGCCGCGAGCGCCAAGAAGATTCCCATCGTGACGATCGACCGCAAGATCAACGCCGATCCGTGCAAGGACTACGTGAGCTTCATCGGCTCGGACTTCGTCGAGCAGGGCAAGCGCGCGGCGGACAAGATGATCGAGGCGACGGGCGGCAAGGGCGAGGTCGCGATCCTGCTCGGCGCGGCGGGGAACAACGTCACGACCGAGCGCACCAAGGGCTTCAAGGACCGTATCGCCGAGAAGGCCCCCGACCTCAAGGTGGTCTTCGAGCAGACGGGGGACTTCGCTCGCGAGAAGGGCCAGTCGGTCACCGAGCAGCTCATCCAGTCCAAGCCGGGGATCAAGGGCATCTACGCCGAGAACGACGAGATGGGGCTCGGCGCCGTCAACGCCCTCAAGAGCGCGGGCAAGAAGCCCGGGGCCGTCAAGATCGTGACGGTCGACGGGACGCGCAACGCGGTCAAGCAGATCGTGGACGGCTGGATCTCCGGGGTCATCGAGTCCAACCCGCGCTTCGGCCCGCTCGCCTTCCAGACCCTCGACACCTTCACGAAGGGCGAGGAGGTCCAGCAGGACATCGTCATCAAGGACAGCGCCTACGACAAGACCAACGCCGAGGCCGACCTGGGCAAGGCGTTCTGA
- a CDS encoding ABC transporter permease has product MTELTLRATLADRQRLRHLLQEYGVYAGVVVLLLVNIAFTPHFLSTENFRTQAVQVAPIVIVALGMALAIGTEGVDLSVGAVMALATSLLSLYLGYGLVVALLMAALGGVLAGLASGALVAFVGVQPIVATLALMVGGRGLALVLLPQLKDVRNSGMNTLGTGSVLGIPYLVIIAAVLAVVVAFVVRRTTFGRQLLAIGDSRAAAKLAGLPVRRVLVIVYVVSGLLAAVAGILATARLQASDPTSLGTLMELSAITAVVVGGTPLSGGRVRIGGTVAGAVLIQLLTATLIKHDLPPSWTQIAQAVVIVLAVYAARERGKR; this is encoded by the coding sequence ATGACTGAGCTGACGCTGCGCGCCACGCTCGCCGACCGGCAGCGGCTGCGCCACCTGCTCCAGGAGTACGGGGTCTACGCGGGCGTCGTCGTCCTCCTCCTCGTCAACATCGCCTTCACACCGCACTTCCTGTCGACCGAGAACTTCCGTACCCAGGCCGTGCAGGTCGCGCCGATCGTCATCGTCGCGCTCGGCATGGCGCTCGCGATCGGCACCGAGGGCGTGGACCTGTCGGTGGGCGCGGTGATGGCGCTCGCGACGTCTTTGCTCTCGTTGTATCTCGGGTACGGGCTCGTGGTCGCGCTGCTCATGGCGGCGCTGGGCGGGGTGCTCGCGGGGCTCGCGAGCGGTGCGCTCGTCGCCTTCGTCGGGGTGCAGCCGATCGTGGCGACGCTCGCGCTGATGGTGGGCGGTCGCGGCCTCGCGCTCGTACTGCTCCCCCAGCTCAAGGACGTGCGCAACAGCGGGATGAACACACTCGGCACGGGCTCCGTGCTCGGCATCCCGTATCTGGTGATCATCGCGGCGGTGCTCGCGGTCGTGGTGGCCTTCGTGGTGCGGCGCACCACCTTCGGGCGGCAGTTGCTCGCGATCGGCGACAGCCGGGCGGCGGCGAAGCTCGCCGGGCTCCCGGTGCGGCGGGTGCTCGTCATCGTGTACGTGGTGTCGGGGCTGCTCGCGGCCGTCGCGGGAATCCTCGCGACGGCGCGGCTCCAGGCGAGCGACCCGACCTCGCTGGGCACCCTCATGGAACTCTCCGCGATCACCGCCGTCGTGGTGGGCGGCACCCCGCTGTCGGGGGGCCGGGTACGGATCGGCGGCACGGTCGCCGGCGCGGTGCTCATCCAGTTGCTGACGGCCACGCTCATCAAGCACGACCTGCCGCCCTCGTGGACGCAGATCGCGCAGGCGGTCGTCATCGTCCTCGCGGTCTACGCGGCGCGGGAGAGGGGGAAGCGGTGA
- a CDS encoding carbohydrate ABC transporter permease: MTTTTPTPSVLAAADPAAPGPQTSGRRRFRIGAGEQLRGGPFTYLALAVVGVLSVFPLYWTLVAASHDQQRVLDSPPPFLPGGRLWHNLQAAWEQASLGKALVNTLIVAGCITAATLFFCTLAGYAFAKLRFRGRGVLMTAVIATLTIPPQLSVVPLFMIMSDIGWGGKLPSVIFPTLVSAFGVFFMRQYLIEALPYELIEAAKVDGANNLRVVRSVVLPAARPAMMVLGMLTFVQAWNDFFWPFLALNQSNPTVQVALGQLSASYTPDQSIVMAGALISTLPLIVVFIVFGKQIVGGIMAGAVKG; this comes from the coding sequence ATGACCACGACCACACCCACTCCTTCCGTGCTCGCCGCCGCGGACCCCGCCGCCCCCGGGCCGCAGACCTCCGGCAGGCGCCGCTTCCGCATCGGCGCGGGCGAGCAGTTGCGCGGCGGCCCGTTCACGTACCTCGCCCTCGCGGTCGTCGGCGTGCTCTCCGTCTTCCCGCTGTACTGGACGCTGGTGGCCGCCTCGCACGATCAGCAGCGGGTGCTCGACAGCCCGCCGCCGTTCCTGCCGGGCGGCCGTCTGTGGCACAACCTCCAGGCGGCCTGGGAGCAGGCGAGCCTCGGCAAGGCGCTTGTCAACACCCTGATCGTCGCGGGCTGCATCACCGCGGCGACGCTGTTCTTCTGCACGCTGGCCGGGTACGCCTTCGCCAAGCTGCGCTTCCGCGGTCGCGGGGTCCTCATGACCGCGGTGATCGCGACGCTCACCATCCCGCCGCAGCTCAGCGTCGTCCCGCTGTTCATGATCATGTCGGACATCGGCTGGGGCGGGAAGCTGCCCTCCGTCATCTTCCCGACGCTCGTGAGCGCCTTCGGCGTCTTCTTCATGCGGCAGTACCTCATCGAGGCGCTGCCGTACGAACTGATCGAGGCCGCCAAGGTCGACGGTGCCAACAACCTGCGCGTCGTGCGCAGCGTCGTCCTGCCCGCCGCCCGGCCCGCCATGATGGTGCTCGGCATGCTCACCTTCGTGCAGGCGTGGAACGACTTCTTCTGGCCGTTCCTCGCGCTCAACCAGTCCAATCCGACGGTCCAGGTGGCGCTGGGCCAGCTCAGCGCCTCGTACACCCCCGACCAGTCGATCGTGATGGCGGGCGCGCTCATCAGCACCCTGCCGCTGATCGTGGTGTTCATCGTCTTCGGCAAGCAGATCGTGGGCGGCATCATGGCCGGCGCGGTCAAGGGCTGA
- a CDS encoding GH1 family beta-glucosidase, with protein MTAVRPESGSRPGAAPGASPSVSPSESATGFPTGFLWGAATASYQVEGAATEHGRTPSIWDTFSHTPGKVRNGDTGDIAADHYHRYREDVALMKELGLGAYRFSVSWSRVQPTGRGPAVERGLDFYRRLVDSLLEAGITPVATLYHWDLPQELEDAGGWPLRDTAERFADYAALVAGALGDRVPMWTTLNEPWCSAFLGYGSGVHAPGRTDAAATLRAAHHLNLAHGKGVQVLRGLLPADAQTSITLNLHQVRPLTTSAGDADAARRIDEVGNRVFTGPLLDGGYPEDLVRRTTPLVDWEELVRPGDLETIATPFDVLGVNYYTPTIVSASDGAGDSRDDGHGASDHSPWTGSEDVAFHLAPGERTAMNWAVDASGLHTLLTELHAAHPELPLMVTENGAAFDDYVSPEGRVEDPERIAYLHSHLEAVRQAVADGADVRGYFLWSLLDNFEWSYGYAKRFGAVYVDYASQRRIPKASAHWYAEVIRRGGLPG; from the coding sequence ATGACCGCTGTACGACCCGAGTCCGGCTCTCGGCCGGGTGCCGCACCCGGCGCCTCGCCCTCCGTCTCGCCCTCCGAGTCCGCCACCGGCTTCCCCACCGGCTTCCTGTGGGGTGCCGCCACCGCCTCGTACCAGGTGGAGGGGGCGGCGACGGAGCACGGCCGGACCCCTTCGATCTGGGACACCTTCAGCCACACCCCCGGCAAGGTGCGCAACGGCGACACCGGTGACATCGCGGCGGACCACTACCACAGGTACCGCGAGGACGTCGCGCTGATGAAGGAGCTGGGGCTCGGCGCCTACCGCTTCTCCGTCTCCTGGTCGCGCGTGCAGCCCACGGGGCGCGGCCCGGCCGTCGAGCGGGGGCTCGACTTCTACCGGCGCCTGGTGGACTCGCTCCTGGAGGCCGGGATCACGCCGGTGGCGACGCTGTACCACTGGGACCTTCCGCAGGAGCTGGAGGACGCGGGCGGGTGGCCGCTGCGCGACACGGCCGAGCGGTTCGCGGACTACGCGGCGCTCGTGGCGGGCGCGCTCGGCGACCGCGTGCCGATGTGGACGACGCTCAACGAGCCGTGGTGTTCGGCGTTCCTCGGCTACGGATCCGGCGTGCACGCTCCGGGACGTACGGACGCCGCGGCGACGCTGCGCGCGGCGCACCACCTCAACCTGGCGCACGGCAAGGGCGTCCAGGTGCTGCGCGGGCTGCTCCCCGCCGATGCGCAGACCTCGATCACGCTCAATCTGCACCAGGTGCGTCCGCTCACCACGAGCGCCGGGGACGCGGACGCGGCGCGGCGGATCGACGAGGTGGGCAACCGGGTCTTCACCGGGCCGCTGCTCGACGGCGGCTACCCGGAGGACCTGGTCCGGCGCACCACGCCGCTCGTGGACTGGGAGGAGCTGGTCAGGCCGGGTGACCTGGAGACCATCGCGACGCCGTTCGACGTGCTCGGCGTCAACTACTACACGCCGACGATCGTCTCCGCCTCGGACGGGGCGGGCGACTCGCGCGACGACGGGCACGGTGCGAGCGACCACTCGCCGTGGACCGGTTCCGAGGACGTCGCCTTCCACCTGGCCCCCGGCGAGCGCACGGCGATGAACTGGGCGGTCGACGCCTCGGGGCTGCACACCCTGCTCACCGAACTGCACGCGGCGCACCCCGAGCTGCCGCTCATGGTGACCGAGAACGGCGCGGCGTTCGACGACTACGTCTCGCCGGAGGGCCGCGTCGAGGACCCCGAGCGCATCGCGTACCTGCACTCCCACCTGGAGGCGGTGCGGCAGGCGGTCGCGGACGGCGCGGACGTGCGCGGGTACTTCCTGTGGTCGCTGCTCGACAACTTCGAGTGGTCCTACGGGTACGCGAAGCGCTTCGGCGCGGTGTACGTGGACTACGCCTCGCAGCGGCGCATCCCGAAGGCGAGCGCCCACTGGTACGCGGAGGTGATCCGGCGCGGCGGGCTGCCGGGCTGA
- a CDS encoding sugar ABC transporter ATP-binding protein, with product MLSVTGLTKVFPGTRALDGVDFTARAGEVHALIGENGAGKSTLIKVLTGVYRADGGSVTYQGEQVRFATPLQAQEAGISTIYQEVNLVPLMSVARNLFLGREPRRALGLVDFGRMHREAAQALAALGVRVDVRRPLGELSVGTQQMVALARAVSVNSKVVIMDEPTSSLEPREVETLFGVIRMLRERGIAVVYVSHRLDELYEVCDQVTVLRDGKVVHTGPLAELERLRLVSLMLGRQLGEVRAEGVTKFTGNHAREGRPVLAVDGLSVRHQLEKVSFAVGPGEVVGLGGLLGSGRSETVRAVAGALPPDAGTVAVDGAPVRTGSTPAAIRAGISLLPEDRKAEGIVPGLSVRENIALAALPGLSRFGLVDEKRVDEIVDTFVKRLRIKTSGVGQKVGELSGGNQQKVLLARWLAMHPKVLLLDEPTRGIDVGAKAEVQRLVDELAGEGLGVVLISSDPEELVEGSDRVVVLKDGAVVAELSGDGVSEDHLMAAIATAPSADEQSGKAEIASVVPPEDALLGGSGGGTGAAGKEEGDD from the coding sequence ATGCTCTCCGTCACGGGGCTGACCAAGGTCTTTCCCGGGACGCGTGCCCTCGACGGCGTGGACTTCACCGCCCGCGCCGGCGAGGTGCACGCGCTCATCGGGGAGAACGGGGCCGGGAAGTCCACGCTCATCAAGGTGCTCACGGGGGTCTACCGGGCCGACGGGGGCAGCGTCACGTACCAGGGCGAGCAGGTGCGGTTCGCGACGCCGCTCCAGGCGCAGGAGGCGGGGATCTCCACGATCTACCAGGAGGTGAACCTCGTCCCGCTCATGAGCGTGGCGCGCAATCTCTTCCTGGGCCGCGAGCCGCGCCGCGCCCTCGGCCTCGTGGACTTCGGCCGGATGCACCGCGAGGCCGCGCAGGCGCTCGCGGCGCTCGGCGTGCGGGTGGACGTGCGCCGTCCGCTCGGCGAACTGAGCGTCGGTACCCAGCAGATGGTGGCGCTCGCCCGCGCGGTCTCGGTGAACTCGAAGGTCGTCATCATGGACGAGCCGACGTCCTCGCTCGAACCGCGCGAGGTGGAGACGCTCTTCGGCGTCATCCGGATGCTGCGCGAGCGGGGCATCGCGGTGGTGTACGTCAGCCACCGGCTCGACGAGCTGTACGAGGTGTGCGACCAGGTGACGGTGCTGCGCGACGGCAAGGTGGTGCACACCGGGCCTCTCGCGGAGCTGGAGCGGCTGCGGCTCGTCTCGCTCATGCTGGGCAGGCAGCTCGGCGAGGTGCGCGCCGAGGGCGTCACGAAGTTCACCGGCAATCACGCGCGCGAGGGGCGGCCGGTGCTCGCCGTGGACGGCCTGTCGGTGCGGCACCAGCTGGAGAAGGTGTCGTTCGCGGTCGGCCCCGGGGAGGTCGTCGGGCTCGGCGGGCTGCTCGGTTCGGGCCGCAGCGAGACCGTACGGGCCGTGGCCGGCGCGCTGCCGCCCGACGCGGGCACGGTCGCGGTGGACGGCGCCCCGGTGCGTACCGGCTCGACGCCCGCCGCCATCCGCGCCGGGATCAGCCTGCTGCCCGAGGACCGCAAGGCCGAGGGCATCGTGCCGGGTCTCTCGGTGCGCGAGAACATCGCGCTCGCCGCGCTCCCGGGGCTCTCCCGCTTCGGTCTCGTCGACGAGAAGCGCGTCGACGAGATCGTGGACACCTTCGTGAAGCGGCTGCGCATCAAGACCTCGGGCGTCGGCCAGAAGGTCGGCGAGCTGTCCGGCGGCAACCAGCAGAAGGTGCTGCTCGCGCGCTGGCTCGCGATGCACCCGAAGGTGCTGCTCCTCGACGAGCCGACCCGGGGCATCGACGTCGGCGCGAAGGCGGAGGTGCAGCGGCTCGTGGACGAACTGGCCGGGGAGGGCCTCGGCGTCGTGCTCATCTCCTCCGATCCGGAGGAACTCGTGGAGGGCTCGGACCGCGTGGTGGTGCTGAAGGACGGCGCGGTGGTCGCCGAACTGTCGGGGGACGGGGTGAGCGAGGACCACCTCATGGCGGCGATCGCCACCGCCCCCTCGGCGGACGAGCAGTCGGGCAAGGCGGAGATCGCCTCGGTGGTGCCGCCCGAGGACGCGCTCCTCGGCGGGAGCGGCGGCGGGACCGGCGCGGCCGGGAAGGAGGAGGGGGATGACTGA
- a CDS encoding LacI family DNA-binding transcriptional regulator, whose translation MRVSLKDVAQLAGVSIKTVSNVVNHYEHVTPAMRERVQRAIDELGYRPNLTARNLRKGRTGIIALAVPELGNPYFAELAGEVIDAAAEHELTVLLDHTRGEREREVLVSQGFRARVIDGLILSPLELEPEDLSARTDDVPLVLLGEREYALPYPHIAIDNVAAARSAVRHLIRLGRTRIAFLGARTDSPNRPAQLRLQGWREELKAAGLEGGERLAAPTGGWDRGDGAEGMARLLDSGVRPDAVFAYNDLVAVGAMRVLHERGLRVPWDVAVVGFDDVPESRYGAVTLTTISPDKKAIARLAVSSLVSSLERAAAQRVNGNGDAPPEQQPSVLAPFRLLERESTLGRR comes from the coding sequence GTGCGGGTGAGCCTCAAGGACGTCGCGCAACTGGCGGGCGTGTCGATCAAGACCGTCTCGAACGTGGTCAATCACTACGAGCACGTCACGCCGGCCATGCGGGAGCGGGTCCAGCGGGCCATCGACGAACTGGGGTACCGCCCCAATCTGACCGCCCGCAACCTGCGCAAGGGCCGGACGGGGATCATCGCGCTCGCGGTGCCCGAGCTGGGCAATCCCTACTTCGCCGAGCTGGCGGGGGAGGTGATCGACGCGGCGGCGGAGCACGAGCTGACGGTGCTGCTCGACCACACGCGCGGCGAGCGGGAGCGCGAGGTCCTGGTCAGCCAGGGCTTCCGGGCGCGGGTCATCGACGGGCTGATCCTCTCGCCGCTCGAACTGGAACCGGAGGACCTGTCGGCCCGGACGGACGACGTGCCGCTCGTGCTGCTCGGGGAGCGGGAGTACGCGCTGCCGTACCCGCACATCGCGATCGACAACGTCGCGGCGGCCCGCAGCGCGGTGCGGCACCTGATCCGGCTCGGCCGGACGCGGATCGCCTTCCTCGGGGCGCGTACGGATTCCCCGAACAGGCCCGCCCAGCTGCGGCTTCAGGGCTGGCGGGAGGAACTGAAGGCGGCGGGCCTGGAGGGCGGGGAGCGGCTCGCGGCGCCGACGGGGGGCTGGGACCGGGGGGACGGCGCCGAGGGCATGGCGCGGCTGCTGGACTCCGGGGTGCGTCCCGACGCGGTGTTCGCTTACAACGATCTGGTAGCGGTGGGCGCGATGCGGGTGCTGCACGAGCGGGGTTTGCGGGTCCCGTGGGACGTGGCGGTCGTCGGATTCGACGACGTGCCCGAGTCGCGGTACGGGGCCGTGACGCTCACGACGATCTCGCCGGACAAGAAGGCGATCGCGCGGCTCGCGGTGTCCTCGCTGGTCAGCTCGCTGGAGCGGGCCGCGGCGCAGCGCGTGAACGGGAACGGGGACGCGCCGCCCGAGCAGCAGCCCTCCGTGCTCGCCCCCTTCCGGCTCCTGGAGCGCGAGAGCACACTCGGACGGCGCTGA
- a CDS encoding carbohydrate ABC transporter permease, with amino-acid sequence MATSTPTRPSATPPPPAADAARAEARRRLRSRLWRLDDKASPYAYIAPFFLVFAAFGLYPLLYTGWIALHRVELTGLDQSTWIGLDNFQRVLGDGEFWDAVANTFVIGVISTVPQLLVALGLAHLLNYRLRASTFWRTVILTPYATSVATAALVFALVFRPDGGLLNYLLHFVGLGDTNWANGHWTSKIAISVIVIWRWTGYNALIYLAAMQAVPADLYEAASIDGASRWQQFRKVTIPSLRPTILFTIVISTIGSMQLFGEPLLLEGGTLGATGGSEHQYETLSIYLYNYGWKLGHLGPAAAVAWSMLALLLLIALIQWLIGRFLRKSAG; translated from the coding sequence GTGGCCACCTCAACCCCCACCAGGCCGTCCGCCACTCCCCCGCCCCCGGCGGCGGACGCGGCGCGCGCCGAGGCCCGCCGCCGGCTGCGCAGCCGGCTGTGGCGCCTGGACGACAAGGCGTCCCCGTACGCCTACATCGCCCCGTTCTTCCTCGTCTTCGCCGCCTTCGGGCTCTACCCGCTGCTCTACACCGGCTGGATCGCGCTGCACCGCGTCGAGCTGACCGGGCTCGACCAGTCCACCTGGATCGGTCTCGACAACTTCCAGCGCGTCCTCGGCGACGGCGAGTTCTGGGACGCGGTCGCGAACACCTTCGTCATCGGTGTCATCTCGACCGTGCCGCAGCTCCTCGTGGCGCTCGGCCTCGCGCACCTGCTCAACTACCGGCTGCGCGCCTCGACGTTCTGGCGGACGGTGATCCTCACCCCGTACGCGACCTCGGTCGCCACCGCCGCGCTCGTCTTCGCGCTCGTCTTCCGTCCCGACGGCGGCCTGCTCAACTACCTGCTGCACTTCGTCGGCCTGGGCGACACCAACTGGGCCAACGGCCACTGGACCTCGAAGATCGCCATCTCGGTCATCGTCATCTGGCGCTGGACCGGCTACAACGCGCTCATCTACCTCGCCGCGATGCAGGCCGTACCGGCCGACCTCTACGAGGCGGCCTCGATCGACGGGGCCTCGCGCTGGCAGCAGTTCCGCAAGGTGACGATCCCCTCGCTGCGGCCGACGATCCTCTTCACCATCGTCATCTCGACGATCGGCTCGATGCAGCTCTTCGGGGAGCCGCTGCTCCTGGAGGGCGGCACGCTCGGCGCCACCGGGGGCAGCGAGCACCAGTACGAGACGCTGAGCATCTATCTCTACAACTACGGCTGGAAGCTCGGCCACCTCGGCCCGGCCGCCGCCGTGGCCTGGTCGATGCTCGCCCTGCTGCTGCTGATCGCGCTGATCCAGTGGCTGATCGGCCGCTTCCTGCGCAAGAGCGCGGGCTGA
- a CDS encoding glycoside hydrolase family 2, producing the protein MPHGKKEEHVRNRSRFSPAGGVGRPLALCAAALLGLAGLTATSTASAADPGSTRPAAGTLTPHPTSTSTSHRTGTADAAELHGLRGDYYTQSAPGAFDFDQLKATAFDPSLDFDSLESRLQQATGQADDVNVRWTGRLVPGKSGEHTFQIKGDNGFRLWIGDELVIDHWVDDWDKEQVSRPVTLEAGKAYDIKLEYFEHEGGSNLHFSWTPPGGTQAPVPQSAFLTPENWAYDGATSATVTSTGRTLELGFPHSLATPPSTVAQHLSANIGGADWPLGTVRKDPADPAKLLVSLKEPVVGAGGSVDVRYDGEGGLRTKADAGDTAIGAFWAGGANESTYQLSTRWAKDVGPKNAHPEYPRPQLTRDRWQNLNGTWQFAAAKQGEAPPLGKNLAERVLVPYPIESQLSGIERHEDRMWYRRTFTVPANWKVGHGERLQLNFDAVDWQADIWVNGHKVTSHKGGYDRFSADVTDALKPGRTQELVVGVYDPTDAKNGENPPVGKQRLDPSGIWYTPSSGIWQTVWMEPVAAEHTDTLKLTPDVKNQRLAVDVNATRAGLPVTATAFDGKRKVATVHGRTGTTLRLPVRNPHLWSPDDPHLYRLEVTTGNDRVGSYFGMRDIAVENVDGTPRTVLNGKPVFMMATLDQGFWPDGLHTAPTDEALKYDLVQHKNLGFNSVRKHIKVEPDRWFYWADKLGLLVWQDMPAMSSVPDSASEKAEYEHEMKQMIDQHASSPSVIMWVTFNEGWGQYDQARIADQAKKWDPSRLVNNMSGLNCCGAVDGGNGDIADAHGYPSPALPAPDGKRALVSGEFGGLGLAVPGHAWPVQQSYIGVEKEAYTDEYLKKVDEVHALACEGGNGSVYTQIADVEGELNGIMTYDRSVMKADVGKVRAAQRALIADASRDTVRGCPTS; encoded by the coding sequence ATGCCCCACGGCAAGAAGGAGGAGCACGTGCGCAACCGCAGCAGATTCTCCCCGGCAGGGGGCGTGGGACGCCCCCTCGCCCTGTGCGCCGCCGCGCTGCTGGGCCTCGCGGGACTCACCGCGACGTCCACCGCGAGCGCGGCGGACCCCGGGAGCACTCGCCCCGCGGCAGGCACCCTCACCCCCCACCCCACCTCCACCTCCACCTCCCACCGGACCGGCACCGCGGACGCCGCGGAGCTGCACGGCCTCCGGGGCGACTACTACACCCAGTCCGCCCCCGGCGCCTTCGACTTCGACCAGCTCAAGGCCACCGCCTTCGACCCCTCGCTCGACTTCGACAGCCTGGAGTCCCGCCTGCAACAGGCCACCGGGCAGGCCGACGACGTCAACGTCCGCTGGACGGGCCGCCTCGTCCCCGGCAAGAGCGGCGAGCACACCTTCCAGATCAAGGGCGACAACGGCTTCCGGCTCTGGATCGGCGACGAACTCGTCATCGACCACTGGGTCGACGACTGGGACAAGGAACAGGTCTCCCGGCCCGTCACCCTGGAAGCGGGCAAGGCGTACGACATCAAGCTGGAGTACTTCGAGCACGAGGGCGGCTCGAACCTCCACTTCTCCTGGACCCCGCCCGGCGGCACCCAGGCCCCCGTCCCGCAATCCGCCTTCCTCACCCCCGAGAACTGGGCCTACGACGGCGCCACCTCCGCGACCGTCACCAGCACAGGCCGCACCCTCGAACTCGGCTTCCCGCACTCCCTCGCCACCCCGCCGAGCACCGTCGCCCAGCACCTCAGCGCCAACATCGGCGGCGCCGACTGGCCCCTCGGCACCGTCCGCAAGGACCCCGCCGACCCGGCGAAACTCCTCGTGTCGCTCAAGGAACCCGTCGTCGGGGCGGGCGGCTCCGTCGACGTGCGCTACGACGGCGAGGGCGGCCTGCGCACGAAGGCCGACGCCGGGGACACCGCGATCGGCGCCTTCTGGGCGGGCGGCGCCAACGAGTCCACGTACCAGCTCAGCACCCGCTGGGCCAAGGACGTCGGCCCGAAGAACGCGCACCCCGAATACCCCCGCCCCCAGCTCACCCGCGACCGCTGGCAGAACCTCAACGGCACCTGGCAGTTCGCCGCGGCCAAGCAGGGCGAGGCCCCGCCGCTCGGCAAGAACCTCGCCGAGCGCGTCCTCGTCCCCTACCCGATCGAGTCGCAGCTCTCCGGCATCGAGCGCCACGAGGACCGCATGTGGTACCGGCGCACCTTCACCGTGCCGGCGAACTGGAAGGTCGGCCACGGGGAGCGGCTTCAGCTCAACTTCGACGCCGTCGACTGGCAGGCCGACATCTGGGTCAACGGGCACAAGGTCACCAGCCACAAGGGCGGCTACGACCGCTTCTCCGCGGACGTCACCGACGCGCTCAAGCCCGGCCGCACCCAGGAACTCGTCGTCGGCGTCTACGACCCGACCGACGCGAAGAACGGCGAGAACCCGCCCGTCGGCAAGCAGCGCCTCGACCCCAGCGGCATCTGGTACACGCCCAGCTCCGGCATCTGGCAGACCGTCTGGATGGAACCCGTCGCGGCCGAGCACACCGACACGCTCAAGCTCACGCCCGACGTCAAGAACCAGCGTCTGGCCGTCGACGTCAACGCCACCCGCGCCGGGCTCCCCGTGACCGCGACCGCCTTCGACGGCAAGCGCAAGGTCGCCACCGTCCACGGCCGCACCGGCACGACCCTCCGGCTCCCCGTCAGGAACCCGCACCTCTGGTCACCCGACGACCCCCACCTCTACCGCCTGGAGGTCACCACCGGGAACGACCGCGTCGGCAGCTACTTCGGGATGCGCGACATCGCCGTTGAGAACGTCGACGGCACCCCGCGCACCGTGCTCAACGGCAAACCCGTCTTCATGATGGCCACCCTCGACCAGGGCTTCTGGCCGGACGGCCTGCACACCGCGCCCACCGACGAGGCCCTGAAGTACGACCTCGTCCAGCACAAGAACCTCGGCTTCAACTCCGTGCGCAAGCACATCAAGGTCGAGCCCGACCGCTGGTTCTACTGGGCCGACAAGCTCGGCCTCCTCGTGTGGCAGGACATGCCCGCCATGTCCTCCGTCCCCGACAGCGCGAGCGAGAAGGCCGAGTACGAGCACGAGATGAAGCAGATGATCGACCAGCACGCGAGCAGCCCCTCGGTCATCATGTGGGTCACCTTCAACGAGGGCTGGGGCCAGTACGACCAGGCCCGCATCGCCGACCAGGCGAAGAAGTGGGACCCCAGCCGCCTCGTCAACAACATGAGCGGACTCAACTGCTGCGGCGCCGTCGACGGAGGCAACGGCGACATCGCCGACGCGCACGGCTACCCGAGCCCGGCCCTCCCGGCACCCGACGGCAAACGCGCCCTCGTCAGCGGCGAGTTCGGCGGCCTCGGCCTCGCCGTACCGGGCCACGCCTGGCCGGTCCAGCAGAGCTACATCGGCGTCGAGAAGGAGGCGTACACCGACGAGTACCTCAAGAAGGTCGACGAGGTCCACGCCCTCGCCTGCGAGGGCGGCAACGGCTCGGTCTACACGCAGATCGCCGATGTCGAGGGCGAACTCAACGGCATCATGACCTACGACCGCTCCGTCATGAAGGCCGACGTCGGCAAGGTCCGCGCCGCCCAGCGCGCCCTGATCGCCGACGCCTCGCGGGACACGGTACGGGGGTGCCCGACGAGCTGA